TCTGGATTAAACAGATTTAAAACTGTTTGTTGCCGATCCTCTAAACAAATCTTTGGATTTGTTTAGAGGATTTTTTGTTTCATTCACTGTTAAAATTAATTGAAAGTTACGGTTACACTTTTTAAATATCGATCCAGAAGGCCCATCCGTGAATGCAAATGGCCCATCCATCAGTTTAGGTCCTATAAAAGCAAAATTCAATAGTATGTTTACACCGAGTTAGTAGTCAAGTTGAATGACGTGATTATAAATCTTTTAAGAATAGATTTGGTTTGGATATTTTAGATCAATTTGTTTAGAAGATTTACGTTGCACCAAGGGGTTATGAGGTTGAGCTCCTTGGTTGTAACGGTTTTAAAATTTAATTGTATAACAAGCTCATTTACTTAACCTACCTGCTTAGATAAAAGGGTCATTTATAATGGCTCTTTTTCTTTTTCAACTTAGGAAAGTTTATAATCTTTCACAAAGATCTTGTTGACAAATTGAGAATAGCATGGTGAATAAATCAACTGTTTACATTTTGTAAGGTTCTATGCAAAAAACCTACTTTTGTAAAAGTAATTTATAGCACAAACTATCTTATGTCCGAACAAATAGAAAGAATAAAAACACTGATTATTGGATCCGGCCCAGCAGGATACACTGCGGCAATCTATGCCTCTAGAGCAGATTTAAAACCTGTAATGTATACAGGAATGGAACCTGGGGGGCAATTAACAACAACAACAGAAGTGGATAATTTTCCTGGATATCCTGATGGTATCGATGGTCCAACAATGATGGTTCAGTTGCAGAAACAAGCTGAAAGATTTGGGACAGAGGTACGGATAGGAATGGTTACTTCAGTCGATTTTAGCGATGAAGTTGGCGGAATACATAAAGTAACTGTGGATAATAATCAGGTTATAGAGGCAGAAAGCATTATAATTTCTACAGGTGCTTCTGCGAAATATTTAAATATCCCAAGTGAACAACGTTTACGGGGAGGTGGTGTCTCCGCTTGTGCTGTTTGCGACGGATTCTTTTATAAAGGCCAAGAAGTCGCTATTGTTGGGGCTGGGGATACTGCTGCGGAGGAAGCTTCTTATTTGGCAAACATTTGTAAAAAGGTGACCATGTTGGTGAGAAAGGATTATATGCGAGCTTCCAAGGCGATGCAACATCGTGTCAACAGTTTAGAGAATATAGAGGTCAGATATAACACAGAGGTTGATGAAGTGTTGGGCGAACAAGTGGTAGAAGGCCTTAGAATGGTCAATAATGTAACTGGGGAAAAAGAAGATATTGCTATTACAGGGCTTTTTATAGCAATAGGACACAAACCCAATACGGATATCTTCAAGGGTCAATTAGATATGGACGAAACAGGTTATATAATTACTGAAGGAAAGTCCACAAAAACAAATAAACCTGGAGTCTTCGCCAGCGGAGATGTACAAGATAAGGAGTACAGGCAAGCAGTAACCGCTGCCGGAACAGGATGCATGGCCGCTTTGGATGCAGAACGTTATTTGGCTTCTGTTGGGTCAACAGAAGAAGTGACGGCCAATTCATAGAAGTTGGGTAGAAGATGTTCTCCTATTATAATAGGTATAACTAAAGAACAATAAAAAAGCAATCCATAGACTGATTTCAATTCAGGAATGGATTGCTTTATGCTTTATAATGGATTTTTTTAATCGATGCGCTTATAATTTTCTGAAGAGGTTCTGTTGCCCTCATCATCTACTGTAATCTGACTAAAAAAGTCTTTTTCCAGTTTAAGTTCAAACGTGAAATTCCGCATGGTGTCCAGTGCTTTCATCATAGCGTCATCACCGTATTCAATGACTTCTATGAGCGAGTCTTTGGTTATTTTATAGGAACCGTAGCCAAATCTTCCATGTGGTTCATCGGGGACGTAGCGTGTCCACATTATTTTCCCCTTGGAGTACATTTTTACCTGTCTGTAACCATCAGATTTTTCGATGGTATCAGAGATATCCTGCCCGTCATAACTATAGAAACTTTGAAGCTCCCATGTTCCTTCGATAGATTTTGTAGGTTGAGGTTTAGGCGATGTAAATTCTGTGGCAGAAATTAAAATTAACATCAATAAAACCAATCCTAGTAGTTTTTTCATACCCGTTACTTTTAAGATTAGTAATAATCAACCCTTTAATTTACAAATAATTATGATCAAAACTGGGTTTAATTCAAAAAAGTGGCATGTTAAATATGAAATTCATAAAACCTATTTTTTTATGGCTATATACAATGCTTACCGATTACCTTGGCCGTCAAAAAACAGCATTATGTGCAGTTAATTGCAAGAAAATGACTTGAAAAAGATTTTAAACTATATTTTGCAAGATTAAATAGCTTTTTGTAGGAAAATGGATGATAAAAAAGGAAATAATGAGTGTTTTTTCTATAAAACCGTAAATAATTGTATATATCTGCAACATTTTAAGATAAAATTGTTTGATTATTAACATTTTTTATACACTTTTAACCACCACTTTTAAATAACTAACTTATGATTAAAGCATTTTTAACCTTTTTTACTTTATTAATAACTATGCTAAGTTTTGGTCAGACCATTACTGGAAGTGTAGTTGATGAATCAGGAGCTCCTCTGCCCGGTGTGTCTATTGTAGTACTCGAAACAAATAATGGAACTACGACCGATTTTGATGGAAACTATTCCATATCCGCTTCAGAAGGCAATACTTTAAGGTTTATATACCTTGCAATGATATCGCAGGATATTTTGGTAAGCTCAAATTCGGTAATTGATATTATACTTCAAGAAGATACCCAGCAATTGAACGAGGTAGTTGTTACTGCACTCGGTATCAAAAAAGCGAAACGTTCTGTAGGATATGCTGTTCAAGAAATAGGGAGCGATCAATTGGTAAGAAATAATGATGGAGATGTCTTAAGTTCCATACAAGGAAAAGTAGCTGGTGTAAATATTAATGCTACAAGTGGTGCTGCAGGTGCAGGATCCAGTATTATTATAAGAGGTATTACTTCGCTGAATCCAGACGCTAACAATCAACCATTATTTGTTGTTGACGGGATTCCTATCAGTAATGAGGCTCCTGCAGGTAATGTATTGCCAAGTACTGGTTCTAATTCCCCAAGTTCTTCTGAACAATTTTCATTTTCCAACAGAGGGGCGGATTTAAATCCAAATGATATAGAAAGTGTATCTATTCTTAAAGGGCCAGCAGCGACAGCTCTATATGGTCTAAGAGCTGCAAATGGCGTTGTGGTTATTACTACAAAAAGAGGTGAAAGTGGAGAAATGAAGTTCAACTACAGGGGTTCTGTTGGATGGAACGAGGTAAATAAAACCCCAGATGTACAGACAAGATGGCGAGAAGGAAGAGGTGGCGAAATCGTATCGATACCAAATGACAATGCACCTGATGGGTTTGATTATGCAGATGATAGAAGCTTCGGATTTTGGACTTTAGGACCTGAATATGGACCGAATGACCGTAATTTTGATAACTTCAAAAACTTTTTTAACAAAGGTTTTACTTCCAATAATTCGTTTAACCTTAGTGGTGGAGGGGAAGATTATACGTATTTTGGTTCTATATCGAGATCCGATGATGAAGGTATTGTTCCAAACACTTTTTTTGATAGGACTACACTTAAACTTTCAGGTAAAATAAACGTTACAGATAAATTCTCTGTAGAACCTTCTTTTTCATACATCGTTTCAGACGGTAGACTGCCCAACGGAGGTGACAAGTCCATTATGAGTTCTTTATCTTTTTGGACACCAACCATAGATGTAAATGATTATTTGTTACCTAATGGCAATGAACGAAACTATACGGCTGGTATTGTTGATAATCCAAGGTACTTTGCAGAAGTGAGCTATCTGGATAGTAGGGTGGATAGGATCTTAGCTAATACCAGACTTAATTACAAGTTCAATGATTGGGCTACTGTACAATATCAGCTAGGAATTGATAATTACCACGATTCTAGAAATCGTTTTGTTCCACCGGATATTGACCCAGGTTCTGCCAATGGCGGCTTTATAGTTAATGAAGGAATAAATTATAATGAGATAACATCAAACTTATTCTTAACACTCTCTCATGATTTTGGTGAGGACTTCTCAAGTTCATTATTGGTAGGTAACCAAATAACCGATATTGAGACAAGAAGATTAACCAATAGGGCAGAGGGACTAGATCCGGATAATCTAAACAGTTTTGATCAAGCTACCAATTTCTTTAACGACATTGGAGGAACAAAGCAACGAATAATAGGTCTTTTTGGAGATTTGAGACTGGAATATAAAAACACCTTGTTTTTAAATATTACAGGTAGAAATGATTGGTCATCTACACTGCCCAAGGATAATAGAAGTTTTTTCTATCCTTCTTTTAATTTAAGTTATGTTTTATCGCAGACATTGCAAGACAATGATGCGCTTCCAAGTTTTTTGACCTATGCTAAACTGCGTGCATCTTATGCTGAGGTAGGTAAGGATGCTCCCCCGTTTGTAGGTGTCTATTACGATCAACCGCTTAATTTTCCATTTGGTAATGTTGATGGTCGTTCACGTGATATCGAAGGTGGTTCAGATGCACTAAGACCAGAAAGGACTTCCTCAATAGAGTTTGGTGGGGAATTCAAGTTTTTTAATAACCGTCTGGGAATGGATTTGGCCTATTATAAACAGAATAGTAAAGATCAGATTCTTCCTGTTCCAGTTGCACAAACATCAGGGTTTGACACCTATGTTTTAAATGCCGGTGAAATCGAGAATATTGGTTATGAAGCCTTAATAAATATTGTTCCCATAAAAACTGCTGATTTCTCTTGGGATATAACACTTAACTGGACAAAAGTAGAAGCCGAAGTACTTTCGCTTCCAGATGGTATTGATGAAATTATATTTGCGGATAGCGGTTTTGCAGGTGTAATTTCAAAACTGGAAGTAGGCGGTGCTCCGGGCGATTTATTTGGTTACGTTTGGGAAAGAGATGCAAATGGTAATCGTATCATTGGAGAGGATGGGTTACCGAACATAGTTGCGGACAGTCCTTCAGATCGAGTCAAAGTTGGTAATGCGCTTCCAGATTGGTTGGGTAGTATTGGAAGCACATTTAGATACAAGAACTTAGCACTATCTTTTTTACTTGAAAGAAAAGAAGGTGGAGAAGCTTATGATTCAGGACAGCGTAATGGGATAAGAAATGGTATTCTAAAGATAACAGAAGTTAGAGATGAAGAAGTAATTTTGGATGGTGTATTAGAGAGCGGAGAACCAAATAACATACCCGTCCTTATTACAGAAAACTACTATAGAGATTCAGGTGCTTATAATCGTGCTTCTGAAATACTTATACAGGATACTTCTTGGTGGAGGTTACGAAATGTGACCCTGTCTTATGATTTACCTAGCAAACTGCTTCAAAATACTGTTTTTGACGCAGTATCATTCAGCTTTACGGGTACAAATTTATGGTTGGACACACCATTTAGGGGTTATGACCCGGAAGGTAGTCAATTTAGTGCAGGCACTAATGCATTTGGTTTTACCGGTCTTAACATACCGAACACAAAAACATACCTTTTTGGTTTAAACTTAAATTTCTAAACAATGAAAGCGATAGTAAATAATATATTGGGTCTATTGGTGATTACTTTATTTTTGGGATGTGATGATTACTTAGATGTAAATGTAGATCCAAACAAAGAAGGTTTAGATACGCTTATACCAGCAGATCTTTTAACTACATCGATTTTTTATACATCTTCTGCACATTATAATGTAGCTGTGGGCGTATGTCAATATTCACAACAATTAGCCTCGTACTTTGAGCCTGGTACTGATACACAAGAGGAAATACAGTTAACTGACGCATGGAGGGCAATTTATTTAGAAGCACTGGCAGATATAGCTACTTTAGCGGATGTAGCCGAAAGGGAGAGTGCAACAAGTTATTTGGGCATATCCAAAATTCTCAAAGCAACAAATATTGGTCTGGCAACAGACCAATGGGGAGATGTTCCAGTTACTACAGCAACACTGGGAGAGGAAAATTTCAAACCTTCTTTTGATGCACAAGAGGCGGTTTATACAGAAATCAATACGTTGTTGGATGATGCCATTATCTTATTGGGGCAGACAGATAGCTCTGGCTTTACCATAGGAGAGGATGACATCATTTATGGTGGGGATACAGCTAAATGGATTAAAACTGCATATTTTTTAAAGGCCAAGTATGCTATTCATTTGACCGAAGTAGATCAAAATGCTGCAATAGCCGGTGTACTTGCTAATATAGAAAATGCCTTTACTTCTAATGATGATGATTTTCAGCTCATCTATAATTCCAGAAACTTTAACCTTTGGAACTCAGAGGTGGTTTTACCAAATAACACGGGAAATTTCTCAGTGTTACTTTCAGATCAACTTGTAAGTCTAATGGATGGTACATCATTTCCTTTTTCAAGTATTGAATTAGACCCAAGATTACCAGAGATAACCACAATTGGTGAAGATGACACAGAATTTTTAGGAGCCATTAACGGTACTGGAGGATTTAATGTATTTGTAGAAGCTGGTAGTGATTCCAACATAGGTGCAAATACGAATTTGGGTGCTGATAATTTTTACTCATCACAATCCGCTCCTATTATTTTGGGCAGTTATTCAGAATTGAAATTTATTGAGGCTGAGGCATTGTTTCTTCAAGATGGTGGTACACCTACCTCAATTGGTGCCACCCAACAAGCATATGATGCATACCTTGAGGGAATTAACGCTAATATGACAAAATTGGGAATTCCTACTGGGGAAGCTTCGGCTTATCTCTCGGATGTTTCCGTTGCAGTCGGGGCCGAAAATTTGACTATGGCTTTAATAATGCGAGAAAAATTCATAGCTACTTTCCTAAATCCAGAATCCTTTGTGGATTTAAGAAGATACGATTTTGACCCTAATGTATTTGTTGGTCTTGAATTGCCTTTTGGACATAATCCAATTTTGAATGGGGAATGGGTGAGAAGAGTTCAATATCCAGCTAGTGAGCAAACTAGAAATGGTGATCAGGTAGAAATAGTTGTAAAAGAAATAAGCGAAGGAGTTTGGTGGGATAGAGATTAAGTTATTAGTTAATTAGTTCTCAGAGAGGGTATTCAAATGTCCAACCAGGCATTGGATATCCTCTTTTTTATGTGCTGCACTTATGATGATTCTGCTCAATAACTTTGAATCTTCATCTGGGTACCTGAAGTTGGTAATAAGGATATGGTTTTTCTCAAGATGACTCGATAATGCTTCATTTACAAAACCAAACGAAGGATGTTTTGGCATATATTGAAATCTGTTCAATCCCTTGATCTTATCAATAAAAAGTTCAATATTGTTTTTTAAGGTAACTCTCTTTTGCGCATAAATTGCTTCACTGTCCAAAAATGTAGCCAGACCTACAGGAGCTGCGGGACTGGCACCTCCAAAAAAAGCTGTTTTTTGTAATGCCTTGATTCTTTTCTCAAATCCAAAAACTGCTCCACCCTGCACGCCATACCCTTTCCCTAACGAACAACAAACAATCAGTTCTTTGGGCTTAAAGCTTTTTAACTTCTGGTAAACGCCACCGCCATTTTTCCCGACAATTCCAATACCGTGCGAATCATCTGCCACCAGTATAATATCTTCAAGAGGTAACAATTGCAAGCCTTCAAAGTTTGGATAGTTCATACCTGAAAAATCAATCGAATCCAAAAAAACAACGGGAACTGATTCTTTGTCCAAACTTAACTGTGCCCGAAGTGCTGTATTGAGCGCAGCAAAAGTATCGTACGTTTTAATCTTGTGTTGATACAATGCGGAATGCGTACTGGGCGCATAGAAGAAGGGATGTTTTGCGTGGCTTAAGAATTGTGAGACCAGTTGCCCCGCCAAATAACCGGAAGATAATGTAATGCAAGCTTCGCTACCGACCAGTTCTGCCAAATGGTTTTCTGCTTTTTCAAATATAGAAATTTGAACATTGGATTTTCGGGAAGCACCATAATTGGTGCCGAAAATTCTGGTGTTTTTGATAAAAGTGTCTTGAAAAGTTGCATCTGTTTGTAAACCTAGATACGAAGTGCCCCCAAAATATAGGTATTCTTTGCTTTTAATGGTGACCGTTCTGCCGGGGAAGGAATCTATCCAATATTTCATTGCCATAAGGTTACGCCACTTCCGGCAATATCAGGGAATTTTACAGCTCCATCCGTTAAAATTTCAACACCCCCGGCAATATCTTCCTTTAACAACATGGCACCATCCATATCCACATAATCCAATTGTGGCAATAACTGGGCAATTGCAGAGATGCCAACGGTTGATTCCGTCATACAACCCACCATGACTTTAAGCCCCATTTCCTTTCCTTTTTTTATCATACGTAGGGCAGGGGTGAGGCCACCGCATTTGGTTAGTTTTATATTGATTCCGTTAAAATGTAACCCACATTTCTCAACATCGGTCTCCACAATACAACTTTCATCTGCAACAACAGGGAGCACGCTATGGTGCAATACGCTTTCCATTCCGCTCCAATCATCTGCCTTAAGAGGTTGTTCCAAAAATTCTACGCCTAAATCTTTTAGCAAAGGGGCATTGTATATGGTTTCTTCTGCGGTCCAGGCACAGTTCGCATCAATCCTAAAAATAGCATCGGTATGTTTTCGCAGTTCCCTAACGATAGCTACATCATCATTTGTACCTAATTTTATTTTATAGATGGGCCAAGGGGTTTCTTGCATTTTGGAAACCATTTTAGCTATAGAAGCTATACCTATGGTATAATTGGTTGTGGGATACGTATTGGTAGTTGTTCCCCAAATCTGATGAAGAGGCTTGTTCTGTATTTTTCCATATAAATCGTATGCTGCCAAATCGAGAGCACATATGGCAAAATTTGTCAATCCCTTTTCTACTAAAAATTGATGTAAAACCTCAGGAGTGGTAAAGCTAAACGATTCCAATTCATCTTTTATAGCCGCGATTTCTGCCATCATACTTTCGACTGTAATTTTATAGTAGGGATTGGAAGTTGCCTCTCCATAGCCTGTTTTACCACCAAGCTCAAGCGCCACTATCAAAGAGTCTTGAAAATCGTGTGATTCCCGTGAAATGCTAAAGGTATGCTTGAGTGGTAACGTATATTTTTTTAAGCTGATTTTCATCGAAAAAATGGTTTATACTAATATAGATAAACCTGCAAGACTAATAAACGAAAACCCTTATTCTTATTGGTAGAATCAGGGTTTTTAATGTTAATATTTTGTAGATATGTTTTAATTCCTACATATATTGGCGTTAGTACTTATGCACACTTCCAGAAACAGATTTTTTCTTTTTGACGCTTGCTTCACCAGTATAGGATATATCCGCTCCACTGCTCGCATCGGCAACGAGGGATTCGGATACATTTACCGAAATATCAGAACCGCTACTGGCGTCTGCATTACATGTTTTGGCCATAAGTTCGCGCGCCCTAATATCCGCGCCACTACTGGCATCTGCATAAAATGAATCCGTTTTACC
The nucleotide sequence above comes from Flagellimonas sp. HMM57. Encoded proteins:
- a CDS encoding aminotransferase class I/II-fold pyridoxal phosphate-dependent enzyme, with protein sequence MKYWIDSFPGRTVTIKSKEYLYFGGTSYLGLQTDATFQDTFIKNTRIFGTNYGASRKSNVQISIFEKAENHLAELVGSEACITLSSGYLAGQLVSQFLSHAKHPFFYAPSTHSALYQHKIKTYDTFAALNTALRAQLSLDKESVPVVFLDSIDFSGMNYPNFEGLQLLPLEDIILVADDSHGIGIVGKNGGGVYQKLKSFKPKELIVCCSLGKGYGVQGGAVFGFEKRIKALQKTAFFGGASPAAPVGLATFLDSEAIYAQKRVTLKNNIELFIDKIKGLNRFQYMPKHPSFGFVNEALSSHLEKNHILITNFRYPDEDSKLLSRIIISAAHKKEDIQCLVGHLNTLSEN
- the trxB gene encoding thioredoxin-disulfide reductase, with the translated sequence MSEQIERIKTLIIGSGPAGYTAAIYASRADLKPVMYTGMEPGGQLTTTTEVDNFPGYPDGIDGPTMMVQLQKQAERFGTEVRIGMVTSVDFSDEVGGIHKVTVDNNQVIEAESIIISTGASAKYLNIPSEQRLRGGGVSACAVCDGFFYKGQEVAIVGAGDTAAEEASYLANICKKVTMLVRKDYMRASKAMQHRVNSLENIEVRYNTEVDEVLGEQVVEGLRMVNNVTGEKEDIAITGLFIAIGHKPNTDIFKGQLDMDETGYIITEGKSTKTNKPGVFASGDVQDKEYRQAVTAAGTGCMAALDAERYLASVGSTEEVTANS
- a CDS encoding dipeptide epimerase codes for the protein MKISLKKYTLPLKHTFSISRESHDFQDSLIVALELGGKTGYGEATSNPYYKITVESMMAEIAAIKDELESFSFTTPEVLHQFLVEKGLTNFAICALDLAAYDLYGKIQNKPLHQIWGTTTNTYPTTNYTIGIASIAKMVSKMQETPWPIYKIKLGTNDDVAIVRELRKHTDAIFRIDANCAWTAEETIYNAPLLKDLGVEFLEQPLKADDWSGMESVLHHSVLPVVADESCIVETDVEKCGLHFNGINIKLTKCGGLTPALRMIKKGKEMGLKVMVGCMTESTVGISAIAQLLPQLDYVDMDGAMLLKEDIAGGVEILTDGAVKFPDIAGSGVTLWQ
- a CDS encoding SusC/RagA family TonB-linked outer membrane protein is translated as MIKAFLTFFTLLITMLSFGQTITGSVVDESGAPLPGVSIVVLETNNGTTTDFDGNYSISASEGNTLRFIYLAMISQDILVSSNSVIDIILQEDTQQLNEVVVTALGIKKAKRSVGYAVQEIGSDQLVRNNDGDVLSSIQGKVAGVNINATSGAAGAGSSIIIRGITSLNPDANNQPLFVVDGIPISNEAPAGNVLPSTGSNSPSSSEQFSFSNRGADLNPNDIESVSILKGPAATALYGLRAANGVVVITTKRGESGEMKFNYRGSVGWNEVNKTPDVQTRWREGRGGEIVSIPNDNAPDGFDYADDRSFGFWTLGPEYGPNDRNFDNFKNFFNKGFTSNNSFNLSGGGEDYTYFGSISRSDDEGIVPNTFFDRTTLKLSGKINVTDKFSVEPSFSYIVSDGRLPNGGDKSIMSSLSFWTPTIDVNDYLLPNGNERNYTAGIVDNPRYFAEVSYLDSRVDRILANTRLNYKFNDWATVQYQLGIDNYHDSRNRFVPPDIDPGSANGGFIVNEGINYNEITSNLFLTLSHDFGEDFSSSLLVGNQITDIETRRLTNRAEGLDPDNLNSFDQATNFFNDIGGTKQRIIGLFGDLRLEYKNTLFLNITGRNDWSSTLPKDNRSFFYPSFNLSYVLSQTLQDNDALPSFLTYAKLRASYAEVGKDAPPFVGVYYDQPLNFPFGNVDGRSRDIEGGSDALRPERTSSIEFGGEFKFFNNRLGMDLAYYKQNSKDQILPVPVAQTSGFDTYVLNAGEIENIGYEALINIVPIKTADFSWDITLNWTKVEAEVLSLPDGIDEIIFADSGFAGVISKLEVGGAPGDLFGYVWERDANGNRIIGEDGLPNIVADSPSDRVKVGNALPDWLGSIGSTFRYKNLALSFLLERKEGGEAYDSGQRNGIRNGILKITEVRDEEVILDGVLESGEPNNIPVLITENYYRDSGAYNRASEILIQDTSWWRLRNVTLSYDLPSKLLQNTVFDAVSFSFTGTNLWLDTPFRGYDPEGSQFSAGTNAFGFTGLNIPNTKTYLFGLNLNF
- a CDS encoding SusD/RagB family nutrient-binding outer membrane lipoprotein: MKAIVNNILGLLVITLFLGCDDYLDVNVDPNKEGLDTLIPADLLTTSIFYTSSAHYNVAVGVCQYSQQLASYFEPGTDTQEEIQLTDAWRAIYLEALADIATLADVAERESATSYLGISKILKATNIGLATDQWGDVPVTTATLGEENFKPSFDAQEAVYTEINTLLDDAIILLGQTDSSGFTIGEDDIIYGGDTAKWIKTAYFLKAKYAIHLTEVDQNAAIAGVLANIENAFTSNDDDFQLIYNSRNFNLWNSEVVLPNNTGNFSVLLSDQLVSLMDGTSFPFSSIELDPRLPEITTIGEDDTEFLGAINGTGGFNVFVEAGSDSNIGANTNLGADNFYSSQSAPIILGSYSELKFIEAEALFLQDGGTPTSIGATQQAYDAYLEGINANMTKLGIPTGEASAYLSDVSVAVGAENLTMALIMREKFIATFLNPESFVDLRRYDFDPNVFVGLELPFGHNPILNGEWVRRVQYPASEQTRNGDQVEIVVKEISEGVWWDRD